One Gordonia pseudamarae genomic window, CGACAGCGATCCCGGCCGATACAGGTACCGGTACAGCGGCGTCTCCACCATCGCCACCCGTTTCACCGACAGTGCCACCCGGATTCCGGTGGCGATGTCCTCGTAGGCCTGGTCCTGCGCCCACGGGTCCGTTCCCAGGCTCAGCCGGTCGAACAGTTTGGTGCAGGCGTACGCCTTGGCCCGCCCGCGCAGCAGCTCATGTGCGTATTCGGGGCCGGTGACGACCGCCGATGACGGTCGCGCCTCGTCGATCTGCAGCACCCGATCATGTTCGTCGACGCGATAGGTGCGGGTCACCGACAGCTGCGCATCGGCCTCCAGCATCGCCGTGAGCAAGGTCTCGACGAACGTCGGCTCGGCGGTGTCGTCGCTGTCGAGAAACCACACCAGGTCGGTGGTCAGCGCCGCCAGGCCGGTGTTGCGGGCACGGCCCAGACCCCCGTTGCGGGGCTGTGTGATCACGTGGTGCCGGCGGCCGTGTTCGTTCAGGGTGTCGACCGCAATGTCAATGGACCGGTCGCCGCCGCGATCATCGACGAGCACGATCTCATCGACAGCCCTGGTCTGGGCCAGAACCGACTCGATACAGCCGCGCACGAAATCCTCGCACCGGTAGACCGGGATCACGACCCCGACGGTCACCATCAGATCTCCGCTCCCCCGCGCACACCACACACGCCCATTAGGCTACCCTAAGGATCTTCACGGTACATGACGAGTCCGGCGCCACTAGAATTCCGGGAGTGAACGAGCTACTGGTTATCGGCGCCGGCCCGGCCGGGCGCGCGATCGCTCATCGGGGCCGGGCGGCCGGACTGACCGTCACCCTGGTCGACCCCCACCCCGACCGGCCCTGGTATGCCACCTACGGCGCATGGTCGGACGAACTGCCCGCGTGGTTGCCCGGTGATTGTGTCGCGGCCGCCGCGCCGGCCGTCGTCTACACCCCCGCCCGCCGGGTCCTCGACCGTGAGTACGCGATCCTCAACACCCCCGCGCTGCAATCGGCGTTGAGTCTGGAGGGCGTGCGACTGGTCCGGGCCCGGGTGGAGCATGCGTACTCCACCTACGTCACCCTCACCGACGGCACAATTCTCTACGCCGGCGCAGTGATCGACGCCCGCGGCAGTGCCCCCGACACATCCGCCCCGCAGCAGACCGCCGTGGGCGTCATGGTCGCCCACGGCGGCACGGGTGTCGAGAACCGGCCGGCGGATGACCGGATGGTGGTGATGGATTGGCGTCCGGGAACCGGAACGTTCTGCTATTCGGTCGACCTCGGCCAGGGACGGCGGCTCGTCGAGGAAACCTGCCTGGCCGGCGCACCCGCCGTGGACATCCCGGAGCTGGCACGCCGGCTTCGTGACCGGATACCCGGAGTGGCCGTTCCCGACCTCGGTCGCGGTCGTGGCGGGATGTCGGCGGGCGCCGAGATCGTCCGATTCCCCCTCATCGGCGCGTCGACCCGCCCGTGGGACGAGGGCGGTGCCCCGCGCGTCGGGGCGGCCGGCGGCTTCATCCACCCGGCCACCGGATACGGCCTCGCCCAGTCATTGACGCTCGCCGACACCGTGATCGACGCGGTCCGGCGAGGTACGGATGTGACCGCGGCGCTGTGGCCGATCCGGGCCCGCTGTGTCCACCGGCTCCGGCTCATGGGCCTGGCGGCGCTGCTGGAACTCGGCCCCGACGATCTCGTGCTGTTCTTCGACCGGTTCTTCACCCTGCCGGACACCGCACAGCGCGCCTATCTGTCCGGCCGCGACGACCTGCTGGGCACCTGCGCCGCCATGTGGGGTGTGTTCGCGGCGGTTCCGCTGCCGATCAAACGCATCCTCGCCGCCCGGGCGCTCTCGCGCGTACCGGGCCCACGGACGGTCGGCGGCCGGGTGCTGCGCGGCGCACGCGCTGCTGTCAGTGGGAGATGAATCGCGCGGCGTCGGCCCTGCGGGCGAGCGGAATCACCAGCGGCGTGCCCGTTTCGGGGTCGTCGATGATCCGGCACGGCAGCCCGAACACCTCCCGCACCATCTCCGCGGACACGATCTCTGACGGGTTTCCCTGTGCCACAATATTTCCCGATCTCATCGCGATGATGTGATCGGCGTAGCGGAAGGCATGGTTCAAATCATGCAGGACCGCGACCAGCGTGCGGCCCGAATTGCGGTTGAGCTCCGAACACAATTCCAGCAGGTCCACCTGATAGGCGATGTCGAGGTAGGTGGTCGGCTCGTCGAGCAGCATCAGTTCGGTCTGCTGTGCCAGCAGCATCGCCATCCACACCCGCTGGCGCTGACCACCGGACAATTCGTCGACCAGCCGCGCCGACAACTCGCTCACACCGGTCGCCGCCATCGCCTCGACCACCGCCGTCTCGTCCTCGGCGGTCCACTGCCGGATCAGTTTCTGGTGCGGAAAGCGTCCCCTCGCCACGAGGTCGGCGACCCGAATGCCGTCGGGCGCGATGGACGACTGCGGTAGCAGGCCGAGTGTGCGGGCCACCTGTTTGGCGGGATAGCTCGCGATCGCCTTCCCGTCGAGCAACACCTCACCCGACGACGGGGACAGCAGGCGCGACAGGGCCCGCAACAGTGTCGACTTGCCGCAGGCGTTGGGGCCGACGATCACGGTGAACTTGCCGTCCGGGATGTCCACGGTCAACCCGTCGCTGATGATGCGCGTGTCGTAGCCGATCGTGATGTTCCGTGCCCGCAGGCGAGCAGAACCGCCGGGGGCACCACCGGTCATCGTGGCCTCGTTCATCTCACCGTTCCCGTCGTTTCCGCTCTTCGAGGTGTTCATCGTCATTGCCTGCGAGCCTCCATCGCCAGCAACCACACCAGATACAACCCACCGATCGACACGGTCACCACGCCCACCGGCAGGTTCTTGTCGCCGAACGCGAACTGGGCGATCCAGTCGCTCACCACCAGCAGCACCGCCCCCATCGCCGCCGATGCGGTGATCGTGACCCCCGCCGATCGGGTCAGGCGCTTGGCCAGCTGCGGCGCGGCCAGCGCGACGAACGAGATGGGCCCGGCCGCCGCGGTCGCGATCGCGGTCAGACTCACCCCCACCACGATCATCGCCAGGCGGGTGCGTTCGACCCTGATCCCGAGCGCCGCCGCCGAATCGTCGCCCATGTCGAGCATCGGCATCCGGTAGGCCACCCAGAACACCGGGATCACCATCACCACCGCCACTATCAGCACCGGCTGAGCGTGCGCCCATTCCTTGTTGTTGAGGGTGCCCGCACCCCACACCGCCGCCGACATCGCTTCCTGCAGATCGGCTTTGAGGATCAGCCAGGTGTTCACTGCCGACAGCACCGCGGAGATGGCGATGCCGACGATGATCAGTCGGAAACCCTGCACCCCGCGTTTGAAGGCGAGCAGGTACACCAGCAAGGCGGTGAGGATGCCGCCCACCAGTGCGCCGACCGCCGTGGGGTAATAGCTGGTCGACATGCCGTCGAGCAGCAGCAACACCACGAGCGCACCGGTATACGCACCGGTGTTGAACCCGATGATGTCCGGGCTGCCGAGCGGATTTCGGGTCAGCGACTGGAAGATCGCGCCGCTGATGCCCAGCAAGGCACCCAGGACCACGGCCAGGACCACGCGAGGTGCGCGCCATTGGTTGACGATGGTCCGGTCGAATTCGGTGGCGCCACCGAACACCGCCTGCACCACGGTGCCGAACGGCAGGTGCAGCTCGCCGGTGCCCAGCTCCGCCACCGCCGCGGCGAAGGCCGCCGCGATCAGGACCGCCACCACCAGAACGCCGCGGATGTCGATGCGCATCGACACCGCCCCGCGCACCACGGTCAGCGAACCCTCGCGCCGCGCGAGCCCCGGCAACCGCAGAATCAGCAACGGCCGGCCGAAGTCGATCCGCGAGCGCCGCGAGGCGGTGGCATCACGGCGCTTCTCGGGCACGCTCACAGCCCACTCGCCTTCTTGCGGCGGACCAGCACGATCAGCACCGGAGCACCCACCAGCGCGGTCATGATGCCCACCTGCATCTCATCGGGACGAATGATCACCCGGCCGAGTACATCGGCCAGCAGTACCAGGATCGGCGCGCCGATCATCGTGTACACGAAGATCCATCGCTGATCCGGGCCCACGATCCAGCGTGCGATGTGCGGAACCATCAGCCCGACGAACGCGATCGGACCGGCGGCCGCCGTCGCGGCACCGCACAACAGGGTCACCGCCACCACACCGGCGGCGCGGGTGAGCCCCACATTGGCGCCCAGACTGCGTGCAAGATCATCGCCCAGCGCCACCGCGTTCAGCGGTCTGGCCACCGACAGGGCCACGCCGAGCCCGACCGCCACGAACGGCAAGATCGCCCACACCACACTGCCGTCCCGACCGGTGATCGAACCCGCGTTCCAGGTCCGCATCGCATCGAATGCGACCGGGTCCAGGAGCACCAGCCCCTGCGTGATGCCGGTGAGCACCGCGGCGACCGCGACTCCGGCCAGCGTCAACCGGACGGGAGTCCCGCCACCACGCCCCCACGAACCCAGGAAGTACACGATCAGGGTCGCCAGGACGGCACCGACGAACGCGAACCAGATGTAGCCCCACAGGTCGGTGATGCCGAACACCCCGACCGCCAGCGCCACCAGGAAGGCCGCGCCCGCGTTCACGCCCAGAACACCGGGATCGGCCAGCGGATTGCGGGTCATCGCCTGGATCAGCGCGCCGGCCACCCCGAGCGCGATTCCCACGATCAGGCCCAACGCCGTCCGGGGCAACCGCATGTCGCGGATGATCAGGTGATCGTCGATCTCGCGGAAGGCGAACAGCGCATCCCAGACAGTGGTGATCGGAATCGACTTGGTGCCCACCGACAGGCTCAGCAGACAGACCCCCACCAGGATCAGCAGCCCGAGGAACCAGCCGAGCAGGCGCCGGCTGTTGGTACGCGCGAGACCGTGCGCCGACCGGGCGACGACCGCGTCGTCGGTCACCGACGAGGTGACCGGAGCCGCGGACCTGACGATGGAACTCACTGCAGTCGCGCTCCTTTTGCGGTCGAGCCGTTTGCCATCCGCGTGCCCTCCCCCGACACACGCTGTCACACCAACGACTTAGGTTAGGCTATCGCTTCCGCTTCCACCTGCCCCACCCCGACGCCCACGGTGAATACCACAGACACGGGGAAACAAGGACGCGGGGAAACAAGGACGCGGGAAACCGAAGGCACGCCACCGACCACACAGCCACCCAGCCAGGGCATCCACCGGACGGCGGGCGAATCGGACATTCGACCACCGCGGCCCGCTCCCCGACATATGCCCGAAACCTCTCGATTTCCGAGAGCCCACGCCACCCCGACGGGGCAATCGCACCACGTTAGGCTAACCTAACGAACAGTCAGGTTCTGTTCCGATAGTCGATGAGGTGAGCGATGAGAGTCTGCGTTGTGGGAGCCGGATCCAGTGGGCTGACCACGATCAAACAGTTGCTCGACGAAGGTCACGACGTCACCTGCTACGACAAAAACGCCGACATCGGCGGTCTCTGGCTTCGCGACGAGGGTGATGAGGAGAAGATGAAGGCCTACGACGACCTTTATCTGACCATCTCGATGAAACTGATGGCCTACTCCGACTTCCCGTTCGAGGGCAGGCGCGTCTTCTACCGGCGCAGCCAGTACTTCGACTATCTGCGCCGCTACGCCGACCGGTTCGGGCTGCGTGAACATATCCGCTTCGGAACCGCGGTGACCGACCTTCACCGACACGGAGACTCCTGGACCGTGTCAGTCGAGGAACACGGTGTGGTCCGCGCGGAGGAGTTCGACGCCGTCGCGATCTGTTCCGGACCTTTCAAGACGCCCAAGACCGACATACCCGGGCTGGACGGATTCACCGGCGACATCGTCCATTCCGCGCACTACCGCAACAACGAACGGTTCCGCGGGAAACGTGTTCTGGTCGTCGGACTCGGTGAATCGGCGGCCGACGTGGTTCGCGAGGTCGGCGACGTGGCCGAATCGTGCACGCTGGCCATCCGCTCGTACACCTGGTTGCTTCCGCGCGTCTACAACGGCCATCGCACCACCGACCACGGCCCCGTCCGGTCCCACCACCACGAGATGTTGCGCCGGTCGGCGGACTATCCGTTCCACCTCAACACGTTCTGGGGACGCAATCGCATCGTCAAGTTCGTCTTCCTGGCGATGTCGGTGGTGCTGGGATTCACCACGACGGCACTGGGCGTCTTTCGCTCCACGATCGGGCCGCACATCCCCATCCCCGAGGTCAACCCGTTCG contains:
- a CDS encoding ABC transporter ATP-binding protein; the encoded protein is MTGGAPGGSARLRARNITIGYDTRIISDGLTVDIPDGKFTVIVGPNACGKSTLLRALSRLLSPSSGEVLLDGKAIASYPAKQVARTLGLLPQSSIAPDGIRVADLVARGRFPHQKLIRQWTAEDETAVVEAMAATGVSELSARLVDELSGGQRQRVWMAMLLAQQTELMLLDEPTTYLDIAYQVDLLELCSELNRNSGRTLVAVLHDLNHAFRYADHIIAMRSGNIVAQGNPSEIVSAEMVREVFGLPCRIIDDPETGTPLVIPLARRADAARFISH
- a CDS encoding flavin-containing monooxygenase, translated to MRVCVVGAGSSGLTTIKQLLDEGHDVTCYDKNADIGGLWLRDEGDEEKMKAYDDLYLTISMKLMAYSDFPFEGRRVFYRRSQYFDYLRRYADRFGLREHIRFGTAVTDLHRHGDSWTVSVEEHGVVRAEEFDAVAICSGPFKTPKTDIPGLDGFTGDIVHSAHYRNNERFRGKRVLVVGLGESAADVVREVGDVAESCTLAIRSYTWLLPRVYNGHRTTDHGPVRSHHHEMLRRSADYPFHLNTFWGRNRIVKFVFLAMSVVLGFTTTALGVFRSTIGPHIPIPEVNPFGQSVEPPMLDLNTPHTDENWQAVREWNHKSHPDGSWVQRSIFCKNVTFIPHIVSGKVVVNDSGIGHSDGNTVTFQDSTTGDYDIVLLCTGFSAQNISIGDLHVKDGNVRNLYKHFLHPEHQGTAAFIGFIRPLTGAVPTCAEMQARYFARVLSGKLAVPADIDERIGRDKEWEEHWTALSPTHPEAIPSQVLYLDSLAAEIGCLLPWWRLVLNPKLFIQVWFGSFNQSCYRIVGPHNRGRAALDDLYSEEIENRRDWAFNMSLLQLMPTHVHPERLI
- a CDS encoding FecCD family ABC transporter permease yields the protein MSVPEKRRDATASRRSRIDFGRPLLILRLPGLARREGSLTVVRGAVSMRIDIRGVLVVAVLIAAAFAAAVAELGTGELHLPFGTVVQAVFGGATEFDRTIVNQWRAPRVVLAVVLGALLGISGAIFQSLTRNPLGSPDIIGFNTGAYTGALVVLLLLDGMSTSYYPTAVGALVGGILTALLVYLLAFKRGVQGFRLIIVGIAISAVLSAVNTWLILKADLQEAMSAAVWGAGTLNNKEWAHAQPVLIVAVVMVIPVFWVAYRMPMLDMGDDSAAALGIRVERTRLAMIVVGVSLTAIATAAAGPISFVALAAPQLAKRLTRSAGVTITASAAMGAVLLVVSDWIAQFAFGDKNLPVGVVTVSIGGLYLVWLLAMEARRQ
- a CDS encoding iron chelate uptake ABC transporter family permease subunit; the encoded protein is MTDDAVVARSAHGLARTNSRRLLGWFLGLLILVGVCLLSLSVGTKSIPITTVWDALFAFREIDDHLIIRDMRLPRTALGLIVGIALGVAGALIQAMTRNPLADPGVLGVNAGAAFLVALAVGVFGITDLWGYIWFAFVGAVLATLIVYFLGSWGRGGGTPVRLTLAGVAVAAVLTGITQGLVLLDPVAFDAMRTWNAGSITGRDGSVVWAILPFVAVGLGVALSVARPLNAVALGDDLARSLGANVGLTRAAGVVAVTLLCGAATAAAGPIAFVGLMVPHIARWIVGPDQRWIFVYTMIGAPILVLLADVLGRVIIRPDEMQVGIMTALVGAPVLIVLVRRKKASGL
- a CDS encoding lycopene cyclase family protein yields the protein MNELLVIGAGPAGRAIAHRGRAAGLTVTLVDPHPDRPWYATYGAWSDELPAWLPGDCVAAAAPAVVYTPARRVLDREYAILNTPALQSALSLEGVRLVRARVEHAYSTYVTLTDGTILYAGAVIDARGSAPDTSAPQQTAVGVMVAHGGTGVENRPADDRMVVMDWRPGTGTFCYSVDLGQGRRLVEETCLAGAPAVDIPELARRLRDRIPGVAVPDLGRGRGGMSAGAEIVRFPLIGASTRPWDEGGAPRVGAAGGFIHPATGYGLAQSLTLADTVIDAVRRGTDVTAALWPIRARCVHRLRLMGLAALLELGPDDLVLFFDRFFTLPDTAQRAYLSGRDDLLGTCAAMWGVFAAVPLPIKRILAARALSRVPGPRTVGGRVLRGARAAVSGR
- a CDS encoding glycosyltransferase family 2 protein; this encodes MVTVGVVIPVYRCEDFVRGCIESVLAQTRAVDEIVLVDDRGGDRSIDIAVDTLNEHGRRHHVITQPRNGGLGRARNTGLAALTTDLVWFLDSDDTAEPTFVETLLTAMLEADAQLSVTRTYRVDEHDRVLQIDEARPSSAVVTGPEYAHELLRGRAKAYACTKLFDRLSLGTDPWAQDQAYEDIATGIRVALSVKRVAMVETPLYRYLYRPGSLSTGFSDTTFDLFTADADVRELVAGQDRGAEWELDYLGFHYREVLTSIAHVAMRARHDSAADPVLYRTAIDRVRRGITLSDLPVLWAGRHRREVVFALLMKISPALYSAVLRFR